A genomic region of Solanum dulcamara chromosome 2, daSolDulc1.2, whole genome shotgun sequence contains the following coding sequences:
- the LOC129873002 gene encoding uncharacterized protein LOC129873002, with amino-acid sequence MSSETHRSALVKVLSEAYVPANITSENLSAMVGQVLEANKVCFHEEKLPSEGLGHNKALNITVRCRDKFISRVLIDNGSAVNICPFITLRALGIDIGKIRESHVKVRGFDGTQRGVIGEIDLPLQIGPEEFVVEFQVLDIPASYNLLLGRPWIHMAGAVPSTLHQNLKFVWNHHEIIVHGEGSNSMYPDNSIPVVESMEKLDGSVFHTKEIMCVHQTERVKLPRVLMMVAWEMLKNGFMPGRGLGVNLGGIVKPIQFSGQKYTFGLGYKPTPKEVSLADLKRKSDISLPHPIPHLNQSFSKAYIIKESEDDAGDTLVEGLKNLFMEEVECNMIFEQINESSNTENVTCNETSKQISNTEQSFAEYEEEVQPEELTEVFEHFENKIKPNLDKTETVNLGDSKVMKETRISIHLTPSQRKELIGILGQYMDVFAWSYDDMPSLSTNIVSHKLPTDPSCPPVKQKPRKIKPDLSLKVKEEVSKQIDANVIRVTKYPTWLANIVPVPKKDEKIRVCVDYRDLNKASPKDDFPLPNIHILIDNCAKHELQSFVDCFAGYHQILMDEEDADKTAFITPWGVYCYRVMPFGLKNAGATYMRAMTTIFHDMIHKEIEVYVDDVIIKSQKSSNHLTNLKKFFDRLRRYNLKLNPAKCAFGVPAGKLLGFIVSRKGIELDPSKIKAIQDLPPPKSQNDVMSFLGRLNYISRFIAQSTIICEPIFKLLRKDAAIK; translated from the exons ATGAGTTCTGAAACTCACAGGAGCGCTTTGGTGAAAGTTTTAAGTGAAGCTTATGTTCCGGCCAATATCACAAGTGAGAATCTTTCAGCCATGGTAGGGCAGGTTTTGGAAGCAAACAAAGTCTGTTTTCACGAAGAGAAATTACCATCTGAAGGTTTGGGACATAACAAAGCATTGAACATTACTGTCAGGTGCAGGGACAAGTTTATTTctagagttttgattgataatgGTTCAGCTGTCAATATCTGTCCTTTCATTACCCTTCGAGCTTTGGGAATTGATATAGGGAAAATTCGTGAAAGTCATGTGAAGGTTAGAGGTTTTGATGGGACACAAAGGGGAGTCATTGGCGAAATTGATTTGCCACTACAAATCGGACCCGAGGAGTTTGTGGTAGAATTCCAAGTATTGGACATACCTGCTAGTTACAATTTATTGCTTGGGAGGCCTTGGATCCATATGGCTGGTGCGGTCCCTTCTACCCTgcaccaaaatttgaaatttgtttgGAACCACCACGAGATTATTGTTCATGGAGaaggtagtaattccatgtATCCTGACAATTCAATCCCTGTTGTTGAAAGTATGGAAAAACTGGATGGGTCTGTGTTCCATACTAAAGAGATTATGTGTGTCCATCAAACTGAAAGGGTAAAGTTGCCACGTGTGCTTATGATGGTGGCTTGGGAAATGTTGAAGAATGGTTTCATGCCTGGTCGAGGTCTTGGAGTGAACTTGGGTGGAATAGTGAAACCAATTCAATTTTCGGGCCAGAAATACACCTTTGGTTTAGGATACAAGCCTACTCCTAAAGAAGTCTCATTGGCCGATCTCAAAAGGAAAAGTGACATTTCATTGCCCCATCCCATCCCGCACTTGAATCAGTCATTTTCCAAGGCATATATTATAAAAGAATCAGAGGATGATGCTGGAGACACCCTCGTGGAAGGACTCAAAAACTTATTTATGGAAGAAGTGGAATGCAACATGATCTT CGAGCAAATTAATGAATCTTCCAATACCGAGAATGTGACATGTAATGAAACGAGCAAACAAATCTCAAATACCGAGCAATCTTTTGCGGAATATGAAGAAGAGGTGCAGCCTGAAGAGTTGACTGAGGTATTTgaacattttgagaataaaataAAGCCAAATTTGGATAAAACTGAGACGGTAAATTTGGGAGATTCAAAAGTAATGAAAGAAACAAGAATTAGCATCCATTTGACTCCGTCTCAAAGAAAGGAACTTATTGGTATTTTGGGGCAATATATGGATGTATTTGCATGGTCTTATGATGATATGCCGAGTCTAAGCACAAACATTGTTTCACATAAGTTGCCGACTGATCCATCTTGTCCTCCAGTCAAGCAAAAGCCAAGGAAGATCAAGCCTGATTTGAGTTTAAAAGTTAAGGAAGAAGTTTCTAAGCAAATCGATGCCAACGTCATCCGAGTCACAAAGTATCCTACATGGTTAGCTAATATAGTGCCAGTGCcaaagaaagatgaaaaaatcaGAGTATGTGTAGACTATCGAGACCTCAACAAGGCTAGTCCGAAAGAtgattttccacttccaaacaTTCACATACTTATTGATAATTGTGCAAAGCATGAGTTGCAGTCATTTGTTGATTGCTTTGCAGGCTACCATCAGATTCTAATGGATGAAGAAGACGCTGATAAAACGGCATTCATCACACCTTGGGGAGTGTATTGTTATCGAGTAATGCCTTTCGGACTCAAGAATGCAGGAGCAACATACATGAGAGCTATGACTACCATTTTTCATGACATGATCCATAAGGAGATTGAAGTCTATGTagatgatgtcattatcaagtCACAAAAGAGCTCAAATCACCTCACAAATTTGAAGAAGTTCTTTGATAGGTTGAGGCGGTATAATCTGAAATTAAATCCTGCGAAGTGTGCATTTGGTGTCCCTGCTGGAAAGTTGTTGGGTTTCATTGTGAGTAGGAAGGGCATAGAATTGGATCCTTCAAAGATAAAGGCTATTCAAGACTTGCCCCCTCCAAAGAGTCAAAATGATGTAATGAGTTTTCTTGGTCGACTAAATTACATTAGTCGATTCATTGCACAGTCGACTATAATTTGTGAACCAATCTTCAAGTTGTTAAGGAAAGATGCTGCTATTAAATGA
- the LOC129872992 gene encoding uncharacterized protein LOC129872992, producing MDVIGPIEPAASNGHRFILVAIDYFTKWVEASSHKSVTKKVVTDFVRNNIVCRFGIPHSIITDNGANLNSGLMHEICDKFKIVHRNSTPYRPPMNGAVEAANKNIKRILRKMIDNYKHWHENLSFALLGYRTTIRTSTGATPYLLVYGTEAVLPMEVEIPSLRIIQEAELSDAKWIQR from the coding sequence ATGGATGTCATCGGTCCTATTGAGCCAGCCGCGTCAAATGGACATAGGTTCATTTTGGTAGCTATCGATTACTTCACAAAATGGGTAGAAGCATCCTCACATAAGTCAGTGACAAAGAAGGTGGTGACAGATTTTGTTCGCAATAACATAGTTTGTAGATTTGGCATTCCCCATTCGATTATAACAGATAATGGGGCTAATCTCAATAGCGGTTTGATGCATGAGATATGTGATAAGTTCAAAATCGTTCACCGCAATTCTACTCCTTATCGACCACCGATGAATGGAGCAGTTGAGGCTGCCAACAagaatatcaaaagaatattgCGGAAGATGATTGATAATTATAAGCATTGGCATGAAAATTTGTCGTTTGCCCTCCTCGGCTATCGCACCACGATTAGGACTTCGACTGGGGCAACACCTTATCTTTTGGTTTATGGAACAGAAGCAGTATTACCAATGGAAGTTGAGATACCATCCCTAAGGATAATCCAAGAAGCTGAGTTGAGTGATGCCAAATGGATACAAAGATGA